A DNA window from Rhipicephalus sanguineus isolate Rsan-2018 chromosome 8, BIME_Rsan_1.4, whole genome shotgun sequence contains the following coding sequences:
- the LOC119402114 gene encoding uncharacterized protein LOC119402114, translating to MDLKLVLFFSSMWTLARSKCQTEEAIQGTKTCGSSFKSQLAQGSFNSSNPEDLHRACCSMDQLERCLHKASAEAGCKEEVSVLVQTLTQTAKDLLGDVYNTHCKFDCNGATRTLSASWITAFFLTGCSLFLLRGGVLATS from the exons CTCTTGCGCGGTCCAAATGCCAGACTGAGGAGGCAATCCAGGGCACCAAGACGTGCGGTAGCAGCTTCAAGAGTCAGCTGGCGCAGGGGTCGTTCAACAGTTCCAATCCGGAAGATCTACACCGGGCATGCTG TTCCATGGACCAGCTTGAGCGATGCCTGCACAAGGCGAGCGCCGAGGCCGGTTGCAAAGAAGAGGTGTCCGTGCTGGTACAGACCCTGACGCAGACGGCCAAGGACCTTCTCGGAGACGTCTACAATACGCACTGCAAGTTCGACTGCAACGGAGCCACCAGGACCCTTTCGGCGTCGTGGATCACTGCCTTCTTCCTAACCGGCTGTTCCCTGTTCTTGCTTCGCGGGGGAGTGCTCGCGACATCTTGA